A genomic region of Anopheles aquasalis chromosome Y, idAnoAquaMG_Q_19, whole genome shotgun sequence contains the following coding sequences:
- the LOC126580001 gene encoding beta-mannosidase, which yields MLDALKFFLFVLLLLVTILLNRHVTSKQSAELDLELLWHIQDAKGVYVIPNQTLPSGVYTALEQSMIIGSLLEEYNDVNTSWVGQTEWIYRANLSCVAGEYEYVVLTLHGVDTFADVYLGDRLLGSTENMFVRYRYDVKGQCDGSTNELRLHFRSPVDEARAKAAIRPVPDQLPVLPECPPPGYNGQCHVNLIRKMQASFAWDWGLAAPSMGIWKPIRLEYYSSALIRDVIVTIGGGTTEDHWLIDVIVHLEAGLTEHRVAGQLTFRIFDVPFAAGTEPTVSVANATNERGELAVAHQLRVRKDAVQLWWPNGYGRQSLYSLYVHWEDAATNSVKQPHPDTLQAEKIVRIGFRTVRLSQERTDDGGQLFYFAVNDVAIFAKGSNWIPSSILPERSYDPSYVKFLLYAARDAHMNMLRVWGGGLYESDLFYRLADELGLLIWHDLMFACSMYPTEAGFVRTVRDEVRQNVRRIQHHPSVAVWATNNENEVALRQNWYGTEANFSVYYEQYVELYVRQVLPEVEANDPSRPVLLSSPSNGDHPSNDYVAANPQDPLYGDVHYYNYFLDGWNAAQYRGGRFVSEYGFQSFPAYTSWPEARSYEPLELTRLINHRQHSPLGHEPILTMIRFNLPLPASSPDAPDASYWPDLIYLSQLSQAMIVKTETEVYRARRLVHGTMGALYWQLNDVWIAPSWSSIEYGGTFKLLHVWLRQIFAPDHLVTFVNERRQLEIAAVRDTLGADDRWRIELRIHRYGTFGAVDRRTYEGVTVGPNTVVTVDRYDIYGRLAHLGLKPADHLVLLAAYRQSSGQLVAENFVLLDKLKHVRDRTDPAVTVSVVAAVCSERSNLTSVSLEVTVRVPALFVYLQLTPENSTLKQCQFSDNGFLQFQPIRSVQLTCVDAGCRNKIQSRDITVRTVNGLLMKG from the exons ATGCTGGACGCCTTGAAGTTCTTCCTGTTtgtactgctactgctggtgacGATCCTGCTAAACCGGCATGTCACGTCCAAGCAGTCGGCcgagctcgatctcgagctGCTCTGGCACATCCAGGACGCCAAGGGAG TGTACGTCATCCCCAATCAGACGCTACCGTCGGGGGTGTATACGGCGCTGGAGCAGAGCATGATCATCGGTTCGCTGCTGGAGGAGTACAACGACGTCAACACGTCCTGGGTTGGCCAGACGGAATGGATCTACCGGGCGAACCTTTCGT GTGTGGCTGGGGAGTACGAGTACGTGGTGCTGACGCTGCACGGTGTCGACACGTTCGCCGACGTGTACCTGGGCGACCGGCTGCTCGGCAGCACCGAGAACATGTTCGTGCGCTACCGCTACGACGTCAAAGGGCAGTGCGACGGTAGCACGAACGAGCTGCGGCTCCACTTCCGCTCGCCGGTCGACGAAGCCCGTGCGAAGGCCGCCATCCGCCCCGTTCCCGACCAGCTACCGGTGCTGCCCGAGTGTCCCCCGCCCGGTTACAATGGGCAGTGCCACGTGAACCTGATACGGAAGATGCAGGCCAGCTTCGCCTGGGACTGGGGCCTGGCTGCACCGTCGATGGGCATCTGGAAGCCGATCCGGCTGGAGTACTACAGCTCCGCCCTGATACGGGACGTGATCgtgacgatcggtggtggGACGACCGAGGACCACTGGCTGATCGACGTGATCGTGCACCTCGAGGCGGGCCTGACCGAGCATCGAGTCGCCGGTCAGCTCACGTTCAGGATCTT CGATGTACCGTTTGCGGCCGGCACGGAGCCGACGGTAAGCGTGGCCAATGCGACGAACGAGCGGGGCGAGCTGGCGGTCGCGCATCAGCTGCGCGTGCGCAAGGACGCAGTTCAGCTGTGGTGGCCCAACGGATACGGGCGCCAGTCGCTCTACAGCCTCTACGTGCACTGGGAGGACGCGGCCACCAACAGCGTCAAGCAACCGCACCCGGACACGCTGCAGGCGGAGAAGATTGTGCGCATCGGATTCCGCACGGTACGGCTCAGCCAGGAGCGGacggacgatggtggccagcTGTTCTACTTCGCCGTGAACGATGTGGCCATCTTTGCCAAGGGTTCGAACTGGATCCCGTCGTCGATACTGCCGGAACGGTCGTACGATCCCAGCTACG TCAAGTTTCTGCTGTATGCGGCCCGGGATGCACACATGAACATGCTGCGCGTGTGGGGTGGCGGTCTGTACGAGAGCGATCTCTTCTACCGGCTGGCGGACGAGCTGGGCCTGCTGATCTGGCACGATCTGATGTTCGCCTGCTCGATGTATCCGACCGAGGCCGGGTTCGTCCGCACGGTCCGGGACGAGGTGCGGCAGAACGTGCGCCGGATCCAGCACCATCCGAGCGTGGCGGTGTGGGCGACCAACAACGAGAACGAGGTGGCCCTGCGCCAGAACTGGTACGGCACGGAGGCCAACTTCAGCGTCTACTACGAGCAGTACGTGGAGCTGTACGTGCGCCAGGTGCTGCCGGAGGTGGAAGCGAACGATCCCAGccggccggtgctgctgtcctCGCCCTCGAACGGTGACCACCCGTCGAACGACTATGTCGCGGCGAATCCGCAGGACCCACTGTACGGTGACG tgCACTACTACAACTACTTTCTGGACGGCTGGAACGCGGCCCAGTACCGGGGCGGCCGGTTTGTATCGGAGTACGGCTTCCAGTCGTTCCCGGCCTACACTAGCTGGCCGGAGGCGCGCAGCTACGAGCCGCTGGAGCTGACCAGGCTCAtcaaccaccgccagcacagCCCGCTCGGTCACGAGCCGATTCTCACGATGATACGCTTCAACCTGCCGCTACCGGCCAGCTCGCCAGACGCCCCCGACGCCTCCTACTGGCCCGACCTCATCTACCTGAGCCAGCTATCGCAGGCGATGATCgtcaaaacggaaacggaagtgtACCGGGCGCGCCGGCTCGTCCACGGCACGATGGGGGCGCTCTACTGGCAGCTGAACGACGTCTGGATCGCACCGTCCTGGTCGTCGATCGAGTACGGTGGCACCTTCAAGCTGCTGCACGTTTGGCTGCGCCAGATTTTCGCCCCCGACCATCTGGTGACGTTCGTGAACGAGCGGCGTCAGCTCGAAATAGCGGCGGTCCGGGACACGCTCGGTGCCGATGACCGGTGGCGCATCGAGCTGCGCATTCATCGTTACGGTACGTTCGGTGCTGTCGATCGGCGCACGTACGAGGGAGTAACGGTTGGGCCGAACACGGTCGTGACGGTCGATCGGTACGACATCTATGGTCGCCTGGCGCACCTCGGCCTGAAACCAGCTGACCATCTGGTACTGTTGGCTGCCTACCGCCAGTCGTCCGGTCAGCTCGTGGCCGAGAACTTTGTCCTGCTCGATAAGTTGAAGCACGTGCGCGACCGTACTGATCCGGCCGTGACGGTCAgcgtggtggcggcggtgtgcAGCGAGCGCAGCAACCTGACCAGCGT